A region of Onychomys torridus unplaced genomic scaffold, mOncTor1.1, whole genome shotgun sequence DNA encodes the following proteins:
- the LOC118576351 gene encoding urinary protein 2-like has translation MAKFMLLLLMLGAFSLLFFQVQATLCMVCKSFKRGYCLVGKSNCTTQYSPGCRTRNFFIFSQTGRWVHNHTELDCSEGCIAENMYFGYLKVSTFCCKGEDFCNRYHGQIVKKDIY, from the exons ATGGCCAAGTTCATGCTCCTTCTCCTAATGCTGGgggctttttctcttttgttcttccaAG TTCAAGCCACATTGTGCATGGTCTGCAAGTCTTTTAAAAGAGGATACTGTTTGGTAGGCAAGAGCAACTGCACTACACAATACAGCCCTGGATGCAGAACCAGAAATTTCTTCATATTCTCACAAACAG GTCGATGGGTCCACAATCACACTGAATTGGACTGTTCTGAGGGATGTATTGCTGAAAACATGTATTTTGGATACTTGAAGGTATCTACCTTTTGCTGCAAAGGTGAAGATTTCTGTAACAGATATCATGGCCAAATAGTGAAGAAGGACATTTACTAA